The Nocardioides pantholopis genome window below encodes:
- the glmM gene encoding phosphoglucosamine mutase has product MARIFGTDGVRGEANGVLTAPLALDLSVAAARVLADRGEFAGHRPLAVVGRDTRISGQFLENAVVAGLASAGVDVLLLGVLPTPGVAFLTDSLGADLGVVISASHNAMPDNGIKFLARGGVKLDDAAEQVIEARLGEEWQPPTGADVGRVTPYATAVPEYVDHLVSTTKPLTGLRVVLDCANGAASQAGPLALTAAGATVIATHDQPDGLNINDGCGSTHLGPLQAAVLEHGADAGFALDGDADRCLAVDAAGDVVDGDQILAVLALGLRDAGRLAQDTVVATVMSNLGFVRAMREAGIEPRQTKVGDRYVLEEMNASGYSLGGEQSGHVIMSDYATTGDGILTALHVLERMVVTGRTLSDLASVVTRFPQVLLNVPGVDKSRASTDEVLLASVAEEEARLGDTGRVLLRPSGTEPLVRVMVEAATERDAQETAERLAAVVRDRLSLA; this is encoded by the coding sequence GTGGCTCGCATCTTCGGCACGGACGGGGTCCGGGGCGAGGCGAACGGTGTTCTCACCGCTCCTCTCGCCCTGGACCTTTCCGTTGCAGCCGCCCGCGTCCTCGCCGACCGCGGTGAGTTCGCGGGCCACCGCCCCCTCGCCGTCGTCGGGCGCGACACCCGCATCTCCGGGCAGTTCCTCGAGAACGCCGTGGTCGCGGGCCTCGCCTCGGCGGGCGTCGACGTCCTCCTCCTGGGCGTGCTGCCCACCCCGGGCGTCGCGTTCCTGACCGACTCGCTCGGCGCCGACCTCGGCGTGGTCATCAGCGCCTCCCACAACGCGATGCCGGACAACGGCATCAAGTTCCTCGCCCGCGGCGGCGTCAAGCTCGATGACGCCGCCGAGCAGGTCATCGAGGCCCGGCTCGGCGAGGAGTGGCAGCCCCCGACGGGCGCCGACGTCGGCCGCGTCACGCCGTACGCCACGGCCGTGCCCGAGTACGTCGACCACCTCGTCTCCACGACCAAGCCGCTGACCGGGCTGCGGGTCGTGCTCGACTGCGCCAACGGCGCCGCGTCGCAGGCCGGCCCGCTGGCGCTGACCGCCGCCGGGGCCACGGTCATCGCGACCCACGACCAACCCGACGGCCTGAACATCAACGACGGCTGCGGCTCCACCCACCTCGGTCCGCTGCAGGCAGCGGTCCTCGAGCACGGCGCCGACGCCGGCTTCGCCCTCGACGGCGACGCCGACCGGTGCCTGGCCGTGGACGCGGCCGGCGACGTCGTCGACGGCGACCAGATCCTCGCGGTCCTCGCCCTGGGCCTGCGCGACGCCGGCCGGCTCGCGCAGGACACGGTCGTGGCCACCGTGATGAGCAACCTGGGCTTCGTCCGGGCGATGCGGGAGGCCGGCATCGAGCCGCGCCAGACCAAGGTCGGCGACCGCTACGTGCTCGAGGAGATGAACGCCTCCGGCTACTCGCTGGGCGGCGAGCAGTCCGGGCACGTCATCATGAGCGACTACGCCACCACCGGGGACGGCATCCTCACCGCGCTGCACGTCCTGGAGCGGATGGTCGTCACCGGGCGCACGCTCAGCGACCTCGCCTCGGTCGTCACCCGCTTCCCCCAGGTGCTCCTCAACGTCCCCGGCGTCGACAAGAGCCGGGCCAGCACCGACGAGGTGCTGCTGGCGTCCGTGGCCGAGGAGGAGGCTCGCCTCGGCGACACCGGACGGGTGCTGCTGCGTCCCTCCGGCACCGAGCCGCTGGTGCGGGTCATGGTCGAGGCGGCCACCGAGCGCGACGCGCAGGAGACCGCCGAGCGGCTCGCCGCCGTGGTCCGGGACCGGCTGAGCCTGGCCTGA
- the rpsI gene encoding 30S ribosomal protein S9, with translation MADTTEVEETYEADEQGVAYSSESAPSADAPEHPATIAPGAATGRRKEAVARVRIVPGTGKWTINGRDLDSYFPNKLHQQVVNEPFAALQLDGRFDVIARIHGGGITGQAGALRLGVARSLNAIDIDANRATLKKAGLLTRDARVIERKKAGLKKARKAPQFSKR, from the coding sequence GTGGCTGACACCACCGAGGTCGAGGAGACCTACGAGGCCGACGAGCAGGGCGTTGCCTACAGCTCCGAGAGCGCCCCGTCCGCAGACGCGCCGGAGCACCCGGCCACCATCGCCCCCGGCGCGGCCACCGGCCGTCGCAAGGAGGCCGTGGCGCGGGTCCGGATCGTTCCGGGCACCGGCAAGTGGACCATCAACGGTCGCGACCTGGACTCCTACTTCCCGAACAAGCTCCACCAGCAGGTCGTCAACGAGCCGTTCGCTGCGCTGCAGCTCGACGGCCGCTTCGACGTCATCGCCCGCATCCACGGCGGCGGCATCACCGGCCAGGCCGGTGCGCTGCGCCTGGGCGTGGCGCGGTCGCTGAACGCGATCGACATCGACGCCAACCGCGCGACCCTGAAGAAGGCCGGCCTGCTCACTCGTGACGCCCGCGTCATCGAGCGCAAGAAGGCCGGTCTGAAGAAGGCCCGCAAGGCGCCTCAGTTCAGCAAGCGCTGA
- the rplM gene encoding 50S ribosomal protein L13 yields MRTYSPKPGDIQRDWLVIDATDIVLGRLAVTTANLLRGKHKAIFAPHVDTGDFVIIVNAEKVALSGTKKTTKMAYRHSGYPGGLSATPIGELLEKDARKAIEKAVWGMLPKNKLGRQLLKKLKVYSGPTHPHQAQKAVPFEITQISQ; encoded by the coding sequence GTGCGTACGTACAGCCCCAAGCCCGGCGACATCCAGCGTGACTGGCTCGTCATCGACGCCACCGACATCGTCCTGGGTCGTCTCGCCGTGACCACCGCGAACCTGCTTCGCGGCAAGCACAAGGCGATCTTCGCGCCCCACGTCGACACCGGTGACTTCGTCATCATCGTCAACGCCGAGAAGGTCGCCCTCTCCGGCACCAAGAAGACCACCAAGATGGCCTACCGCCACTCCGGCTACCCGGGCGGCCTCTCGGCCACCCCGATCGGTGAGCTGCTGGAGAAGGACGCCCGCAAGGCCATCGAGAAGGCCGTGTGGGGCATGCTCCCGAAGAACAAGCTCGGCCGCCAGCTGCTGAAGAAGCTGAAGGTCTACTCCGGCCCGACGCACCCGCACCAGGCCCAGAAGGCCGTCCCGTTCGAGATCACCCAGATCTCCCAGTAA
- a CDS encoding citrate synthase yields MTDSLTVRDNRTGQEYDVPIADGAIKAADLGKIKASDDSPGLAVYDPGFVNTASCRSSVTFIDGEKGILEYRGYPIEQLAEKSTFLEVAYLLIKGSLPTKAEYEAWVHEITYHTFVHENVKSFMQGFRYDAHPMGMLMASTGALSTFYPDAANIGDADNRHIQMVRMIAKMPTLGAWSFRHAQGKPYVYPDNELSYTANFLSMLFKMSESKYEADERLVKALDVLLILHADHEQNCSTNAVRSVGSSQVDPYSAVAAGIGALYGPLHGGANEAVLRMLKRIGTKENIPAFIEGVKNGDEKLMGFGHRVYKNYDPRAKIIKKACDDVFEVTGVNPLLEIAQELEKIALEDEYFVKRKLYPNVDFYSGLIYEALQFPPEMFTVLFAIGRTPGWLAQWSELVQDKEQKIARPKQIYTGARTLDFVPASERWA; encoded by the coding sequence GTGACCGATTCCCTCACCGTCCGCGACAACCGCACCGGACAGGAGTACGACGTCCCGATCGCCGACGGCGCCATCAAGGCCGCCGACCTCGGGAAGATCAAGGCATCGGACGACAGTCCGGGCCTTGCCGTCTACGACCCCGGTTTCGTCAACACCGCCTCCTGTCGAAGCTCCGTCACCTTCATCGACGGCGAGAAGGGCATCCTCGAGTACCGCGGATATCCCATCGAGCAGCTGGCGGAGAAGTCGACCTTCCTGGAGGTCGCCTACCTCCTGATCAAGGGCTCCCTGCCCACCAAGGCCGAGTACGAGGCGTGGGTGCACGAGATCACCTACCACACCTTCGTGCACGAGAACGTCAAGTCGTTCATGCAGGGCTTCCGCTACGACGCGCACCCCATGGGGATGCTGATGGCGTCGACGGGAGCCCTCTCCACGTTCTACCCCGACGCCGCCAACATCGGTGACGCCGACAACCGGCACATCCAGATGGTCCGCATGATCGCGAAGATGCCGACGCTGGGCGCCTGGTCCTTCCGGCACGCGCAGGGCAAGCCGTACGTCTACCCCGACAACGAGCTGTCCTACACCGCCAACTTCCTCTCGATGCTGTTCAAGATGAGCGAGTCGAAGTACGAGGCCGACGAGCGCCTGGTCAAGGCCCTCGACGTGCTGCTGATCCTGCACGCCGACCACGAGCAGAACTGCTCCACCAACGCGGTCCGCTCGGTCGGCTCCTCGCAGGTCGACCCGTACTCCGCCGTGGCCGCCGGCATCGGCGCCCTCTACGGCCCGCTGCACGGCGGCGCCAACGAGGCCGTGCTGCGGATGCTCAAGCGCATCGGCACCAAGGAGAACATCCCCGCCTTCATCGAGGGCGTGAAGAACGGCGACGAGAAGCTGATGGGCTTCGGTCACCGGGTCTACAAGAACTACGACCCGCGGGCCAAGATCATCAAGAAGGCCTGCGACGACGTCTTCGAGGTCACCGGGGTCAACCCGCTGCTCGAGATCGCCCAGGAGCTGGAGAAGATCGCGCTTGAGGACGAGTACTTCGTCAAGCGCAAGCTCTACCCGAACGTCGACTTCTACTCCGGCCTGATCTACGAGGCGCTGCAGTTCCCGCCGGAGATGTTCACGGTCCTGTTCGCGATCGGCCGCACCCCGGGCTGGCTGGCCCAGTGGAGCGAGCTGGTGCAGGACAAGGAGCAGAAGATCGCCCGGCCCAAGCAGATCTACACCGGCGCGCGCACGCTGGACTTCGTGCCCGCATCCGAGCGCTGGGCCTGA
- a CDS encoding HAD family hydrolase, with protein MDETPDGPPSGVSPSRPAGVVWDLGNVVIDWDPHAAVAAGVGPAEAARFLAASDFDFRAWNHLHDAGGTWADGLAEVARTSPHWAEHARAYHDHFPASLVGEVPGTAAIIRELHAAGVPQWGLTNWSAELYHHAPATFDVLALLEDVVVSGVEGVAKPDPRIFAVLRARTGRPLEELVFVDDRDDNVAAASAAGLHALLFRDAARLRAALRDLGLPV; from the coding sequence ATGGACGAGACCCCCGACGGCCCGCCGTCGGGGGTCTCGCCGTCCCGGCCCGCCGGGGTGGTGTGGGACCTCGGCAACGTGGTGATCGACTGGGACCCGCACGCGGCCGTCGCGGCGGGGGTCGGCCCCGCCGAGGCGGCCCGGTTCCTCGCGGCGAGCGACTTCGACTTCCGCGCCTGGAACCACCTGCACGACGCCGGCGGCACCTGGGCCGACGGGCTGGCCGAGGTGGCGCGGACCTCCCCGCACTGGGCCGAGCACGCCCGGGCCTACCACGACCACTTCCCCGCCTCACTGGTCGGCGAGGTCCCGGGCACGGCGGCGATCATCCGCGAGCTGCACGCCGCCGGCGTCCCGCAGTGGGGGCTGACCAACTGGTCGGCCGAGCTCTACCACCACGCGCCGGCGACCTTCGACGTGCTCGCACTGCTCGAGGACGTGGTCGTCTCCGGCGTCGAGGGCGTGGCCAAGCCCGACCCGCGGATCTTCGCGGTGCTGCGCGCCCGCACCGGCCGGCCCCTCGAGGAGCTGGTCTTCGTCGACGACCGCGACGACAACGTCGCGGCGGCCTCGGCCGCCGGCCTGCACGCGCTCCTCTTCCGCGACGCCGCGCGGCTCCGGGCGGCGCTGCGTGACCTCGGCCTGCCGGTGTGA
- a CDS encoding long-chain-fatty-acid--CoA ligase, translated as MDVTTEPETSSGASSAPAPAFVDDRLAHWALATPDAEAMTYGDRTWTWAAWNDRVRRAAGGLQALGIGRGDVVAVLDKNHPACVEISLAAGSLGAANAIVNWRLAGDEIDYAVNDSGARVLVVGTELRPAVDAIRDRLRHVERIIEVTPDGADGDEYEAWLAAASPVSRPAEVSPDDVCLVMYSSGTTGHPKGVLLTHANLVEHTLNAHDGWAFEPGDKSMVAMPLFHVGGSSYVLFGIHDGIPSVMTRDPDGASLAGAILAGANRTFLVPAVLAQVLQAGPDAVRLFGALRTFTYGAAPMPLPLLRAAMESWPETDFIQVYGLTEVAGVATHLMPEDHRAAVAGEHPERLVSAGVPIPGMEVRIVDPATLADVPTGEHGEIWLRSQQVMQGFLGRPEETAKVLVDGGWFRTGDLGKVDDGGYVFVEDRIKDMIISGGENVYSPEVERVLSEHPAVLEVAVIGVPDATWGETVKAVVALAPETRASEEELLAWCRDRLAHFKCPRSVDVVDALPRNPTGKILKRDLRAPYWADRDRAVN; from the coding sequence ATGGACGTCACGACCGAGCCCGAGACCAGTAGTGGTGCCAGCAGTGCCCCCGCCCCCGCCTTCGTCGACGATCGGCTGGCGCACTGGGCGCTGGCCACGCCCGACGCCGAGGCGATGACCTACGGCGACCGGACCTGGACCTGGGCCGCGTGGAACGACCGGGTCCGGCGGGCGGCGGGCGGGCTGCAGGCCCTCGGCATCGGCCGTGGTGACGTGGTCGCGGTCCTCGACAAGAACCACCCCGCGTGCGTCGAGATCTCGCTGGCCGCCGGGTCGCTGGGCGCTGCCAACGCGATCGTGAACTGGCGGCTGGCCGGCGACGAGATCGACTACGCAGTCAACGACTCCGGCGCCCGGGTGCTGGTGGTCGGCACCGAGCTGCGGCCGGCGGTCGACGCGATCCGGGACCGGCTGCGCCACGTCGAGCGGATCATCGAGGTGACTCCGGACGGCGCGGACGGGGACGAGTACGAGGCCTGGCTGGCCGCCGCCTCGCCGGTGTCCCGCCCGGCCGAGGTCTCACCCGACGACGTGTGCCTGGTGATGTACTCCTCGGGCACCACCGGGCATCCGAAGGGCGTGCTGCTGACCCACGCCAACCTGGTCGAGCACACCCTCAACGCCCACGACGGGTGGGCATTCGAGCCCGGCGACAAGTCGATGGTCGCGATGCCGCTGTTCCACGTGGGTGGCTCCTCCTACGTCCTGTTCGGCATCCACGACGGCATCCCCAGCGTGATGACCCGCGACCCCGACGGTGCGTCGCTGGCCGGTGCCATCCTGGCCGGCGCCAACCGGACCTTCCTGGTCCCGGCGGTGCTGGCCCAGGTCCTGCAGGCGGGCCCGGACGCCGTCCGGCTCTTCGGGGCGCTGCGGACCTTCACCTACGGCGCGGCGCCGATGCCCCTGCCGCTGCTCCGGGCGGCGATGGAGTCCTGGCCGGAGACCGACTTCATCCAGGTCTACGGCCTGACCGAGGTGGCGGGCGTCGCCACCCACCTGATGCCGGAGGACCACCGGGCCGCCGTCGCGGGGGAGCACCCGGAGCGGCTGGTCTCCGCGGGTGTCCCGATCCCGGGCATGGAGGTCCGCATCGTCGACCCGGCGACGCTGGCCGACGTGCCGACCGGCGAGCACGGCGAGATCTGGCTGCGCAGCCAGCAGGTGATGCAGGGTTTCCTGGGTCGGCCCGAGGAGACCGCGAAGGTGCTTGTCGACGGCGGCTGGTTCCGCACCGGCGACCTCGGCAAGGTCGACGACGGCGGCTACGTCTTCGTCGAGGACCGGATCAAGGACATGATCATCAGCGGCGGGGAGAACGTCTACAGCCCCGAGGTGGAGCGGGTGCTCTCCGAGCACCCGGCGGTGCTGGAGGTCGCGGTCATCGGCGTCCCCGACGCCACCTGGGGGGAGACGGTCAAGGCAGTGGTGGCGCTCGCGCCCGAGACCCGGGCCAGCGAGGAGGAGCTGCTCGCGTGGTGCCGCGACCGGCTGGCGCACTTCAAGTGCCCGCGCTCGGTCGACGTGGTCGACGCGCTGCCGCGCAACCCGACCGGCAAGATCCTCAAGCGCGACCTGCGCGCGCCGTACTGGGCCGACCGGGACCGGGCGGTGAACTGA
- a CDS encoding S1C family serine protease, producing the protein MVAGSLVVGALAGFGGAAAWDAFDDDDEASTSSSSTSSSQDQNSQVGSGASTDSVEAVAAKVLPSVVKIDVTSQQGAGSGSGIVLTADGRILTNDHVVSGAGQGGTISVSFSDGSRADAEVVGTDPLTDVAVIQAQDVDDLTPASLGNSDDLAIGEEVVAVGSPYGLDATVTSGIISALNRPVNVGQNTEGNTTAYPAIQTDAAINPGNSGGPLVDMDGNVVGMNSSILSNSSSSGEAGSIGLGFAIPIDAALPIVEQIVAGEEPTHAILGITVSDASGVQGGNASASPSEGALIREVSPQSAAGQAGLEAGDVITRIDDHPVTGADSLVATIRSYRPGDTVTVVYERGGEEESTDLTLDSDGDS; encoded by the coding sequence GTGGTCGCGGGCTCCCTCGTGGTGGGGGCGCTCGCGGGATTCGGCGGTGCTGCCGCCTGGGACGCGTTCGACGACGACGACGAGGCCAGCACGTCCTCGTCCTCGACGTCGTCCTCGCAGGACCAGAACAGCCAGGTGGGCAGCGGCGCCTCGACCGACTCGGTCGAGGCGGTGGCCGCGAAGGTGCTGCCCTCGGTGGTGAAGATCGACGTGACCAGCCAGCAGGGCGCCGGGTCGGGTTCCGGCATCGTCCTCACCGCCGACGGCCGGATCCTCACCAACGACCACGTCGTCTCCGGGGCCGGACAGGGCGGCACGATCTCGGTCTCGTTCAGCGACGGCTCCCGGGCGGACGCCGAGGTGGTGGGCACCGATCCCCTGACCGACGTCGCCGTCATCCAGGCCCAGGACGTCGACGACCTGACACCGGCCTCGCTCGGCAACTCCGACGACCTCGCCATCGGCGAGGAGGTCGTCGCGGTGGGCTCGCCGTACGGGCTCGACGCGACGGTCACCAGCGGCATCATCAGCGCCTTGAACCGGCCCGTGAACGTCGGCCAGAACACCGAGGGGAACACCACCGCCTATCCGGCCATCCAGACCGACGCCGCGATCAACCCCGGCAACTCCGGTGGTCCGCTGGTGGACATGGACGGCAACGTCGTCGGGATGAACTCCTCGATCCTGAGCAACTCCTCGAGCAGCGGCGAGGCCGGCTCGATCGGCCTGGGCTTCGCGATCCCCATCGACGCGGCGCTGCCGATCGTCGAGCAGATCGTCGCCGGCGAGGAGCCGACCCACGCCATCTTGGGGATCACCGTCTCCGACGCCTCCGGCGTGCAGGGCGGCAACGCGAGCGCCAGCCCGTCGGAGGGCGCCCTGATCCGCGAGGTCTCGCCGCAGTCGGCGGCCGGCCAGGCGGGCCTCGAGGCGGGCGACGTGATCACCCGCATCGACGACCACCCGGTCACCGGAGCGGACTCGCTGGTCGCCACGATCCGGTCCTACCGGCCCGGCGACACCGTCACCGTCGTCTACGAGCGCGGCGGGGAGGAGGAGAGCACCGACCTGACGCTGGACTCCGACGGGGACAGCTGA
- a CDS encoding GNAT family N-acetyltransferase, which produces MSAPRLVITEVDPRDAGFDVAFQAWHAVYAAAERHGREDTATPWQRDELRVQLQEPSIRRRSTVFAGRLNGELVATGLIETPLLDNLERCELSVHVLPGHRRRGLGTAMLAHLERVAGERGRRVLGGETSYAYEAGPEGVGESGPEFARARGYDLAIGDVQRVLRLPVEERLLDRLDAEAAPHHTAYRLRSWVGPVPEELLGGWAALTATLNTEAPTGGLDLEPESAEPAAVREGEALAAKQGRTMYNTVALAPDGALVAYTDLVTTGHEPGRAYQWGTLVRRDHRGHRLGVAVKVSNLRLLQAERPDIDHLVTWNAEGNGPMVAVNELLGFEPVARLAEFQKRLG; this is translated from the coding sequence ATGAGCGCTCCGCGCCTGGTGATCACCGAGGTCGACCCGCGCGACGCGGGGTTCGACGTGGCGTTCCAGGCGTGGCACGCGGTGTACGCCGCCGCGGAGCGCCACGGCCGCGAGGACACCGCGACGCCCTGGCAGCGTGACGAGCTGCGGGTCCAGCTCCAGGAGCCGTCGATCCGGCGCCGGTCCACCGTCTTCGCCGGTCGCCTGAACGGGGAGCTGGTCGCGACCGGCCTGATCGAGACCCCGCTGCTGGACAACCTCGAGCGCTGCGAGCTGTCCGTGCACGTGCTGCCCGGGCACCGGCGCCGGGGGCTCGGCACCGCGATGCTGGCCCACCTCGAGCGGGTGGCAGGCGAGCGGGGCCGCCGGGTGCTCGGGGGCGAGACGTCCTACGCCTACGAGGCCGGCCCCGAGGGGGTGGGGGAGAGCGGACCGGAGTTCGCCCGGGCCCGCGGCTACGACCTCGCGATCGGCGACGTGCAGCGGGTGCTGCGGCTCCCGGTCGAGGAGCGGCTGCTGGACCGGCTGGACGCCGAGGCGGCCCCGCACCACACGGCGTACCGGCTGCGCTCCTGGGTCGGCCCGGTCCCCGAGGAGCTCCTCGGGGGCTGGGCCGCGCTGACCGCGACCCTGAACACCGAGGCGCCGACCGGGGGCCTGGACCTGGAGCCGGAGTCAGCGGAGCCGGCGGCGGTCCGCGAGGGCGAGGCGCTGGCCGCCAAGCAGGGCCGCACGATGTACAACACCGTCGCGCTGGCCCCCGATGGGGCGCTCGTCGCCTACACCGACCTGGTCACCACCGGGCACGAGCCGGGCCGCGCCTACCAGTGGGGGACGCTGGTCCGTCGGGACCATCGCGGCCACCGCCTGGGCGTGGCGGTCAAGGTTTCGAACTTGCGCCTGCTGCAGGCCGAGCGTCCCGACATCGACCACCTCGTCACCTGGAACGCCGAGGGGAACGGCCCGATGGTCGCGGTGAACGAGCTGCTCGGCTTCGAGCCGGTGGCGCGGCTGGCGGAGTTCCAGAAGCGCCTGGGCTGA
- a CDS encoding ABC-F family ATP-binding cassette domain-containing protein, producing the protein MGHVDVAGVRYELPDGRVLLDDVSFRVGEGAKVALVGANGAGKTTLLRIVTGELTPHAGAVTRSGGLGVMRQHVAASSTTVAELLLSVAPERVRAAAAAVDRLELALMETDDEATQMRYAEALAEYADAGGYDLEVLWDVCTTAALGVPYDRAKYRELTTLSGGEQKRLVLEFLLRGPDQVLLLDEPDNYLDVPGKIWLEQRIRESEKTVLMVSHDRELLDNTATRVVTVELAGGGHGAGNTVWTHPGGFASYHEARRDRFARFEELRRRWDEEHAKIKALVLRLKTKSEFNDGMSSQYRAAQTRLRKFEEAGPPTEQPREQQVTMRLRGGRTGKRAVVCEDLELTGLMRPFDLEVWYGERVAVLGSNGSGKSHFLRLLAAGGTDPDVEHRPVGEVPIAPVPHTGRARLGARVRPGWFVQTHAHPELVGRTLLEVLHRGDGHPDGRHGLGREQAARVLDRYELAASGEQTFDSLSGGQQARFQILLLELSGATLLLLDEPTDNLDVQSAEALEEGLAAFEGTVLAVTHDRWFARGFDRFLVYGADGVVYESDGPVWDEGRVVRSR; encoded by the coding sequence GTGGGTCACGTGGATGTCGCCGGGGTGCGCTACGAGCTGCCGGACGGGCGGGTGCTGCTCGACGACGTCTCGTTCCGGGTGGGCGAGGGGGCCAAGGTCGCGCTGGTGGGCGCCAACGGAGCCGGCAAGACCACCCTGCTGCGCATCGTCACCGGCGAGCTGACCCCGCACGCGGGTGCGGTGACCCGCTCCGGAGGCCTCGGCGTGATGCGCCAGCACGTGGCGGCGTCGAGCACCACCGTCGCCGAGCTGCTGCTCTCGGTCGCGCCGGAGCGGGTCCGGGCGGCGGCCGCCGCGGTCGACCGGCTCGAGCTGGCGCTGATGGAGACCGACGACGAGGCGACCCAGATGCGCTACGCCGAGGCGCTCGCGGAGTACGCCGACGCCGGCGGCTACGACCTCGAGGTGCTCTGGGACGTCTGCACCACCGCCGCGCTGGGGGTGCCCTACGACCGCGCGAAGTACCGCGAGCTGACCACGCTCTCCGGCGGGGAGCAGAAGCGGCTGGTCCTGGAGTTCCTGCTCCGCGGGCCGGACCAGGTGCTGCTGCTCGACGAGCCGGACAACTACCTCGACGTGCCGGGCAAGATCTGGCTGGAGCAGCGCATCCGCGAGTCCGAGAAGACCGTCCTGATGGTCAGCCACGACCGGGAGCTGCTCGACAACACAGCGACCCGCGTCGTCACCGTCGAGCTCGCCGGCGGCGGGCACGGGGCCGGCAACACGGTGTGGACCCACCCGGGCGGCTTCGCGTCGTACCACGAGGCGCGCCGCGACCGGTTCGCCCGCTTCGAGGAGCTGCGCCGGCGCTGGGACGAGGAGCACGCGAAGATCAAGGCGCTGGTGCTGCGGCTGAAGACGAAGTCGGAGTTCAACGACGGGATGTCCAGCCAGTACCGCGCCGCCCAGACCCGGCTGCGCAAGTTCGAGGAGGCCGGCCCGCCGACCGAGCAGCCCCGCGAGCAGCAGGTCACGATGCGGCTGCGCGGCGGGCGCACCGGCAAGCGCGCGGTCGTCTGCGAGGACCTGGAGCTGACCGGGCTGATGCGGCCCTTCGACCTCGAGGTCTGGTACGGCGAGCGGGTGGCGGTCCTGGGCTCGAACGGGTCGGGCAAGTCGCACTTCCTGCGGCTGCTGGCCGCCGGCGGCACCGATCCGGACGTGGAGCACCGCCCGGTGGGGGAGGTGCCGATCGCGCCGGTGCCCCACACCGGCCGGGCCCGGCTGGGGGCCCGGGTGCGCCCGGGCTGGTTCGTCCAGACCCACGCCCATCCCGAGCTCGTCGGCCGGACCCTGCTGGAGGTGCTGCACCGCGGCGACGGGCACCCCGACGGGCGGCACGGCCTGGGCCGGGAGCAGGCGGCGCGGGTGCTGGACCGCTACGAGCTGGCCGCCTCCGGGGAGCAGACCTTCGACTCGCTCTCGGGTGGCCAGCAGGCGCGCTTCCAGATCCTGCTGCTGGAGCTCTCCGGCGCCACGCTGCTGCTGCTCGACGAGCCCACCGACAACCTCGACGTGCAGTCGGCCGAGGCACTGGAGGAGGGGCTGGCCGCCTTCGAGGGCACGGTGCTGGCGGTGACCCACGACCGCTGGTTCGCCCGCGGGTTCGACCGGTTCCTGGTCTACGGCGCCGACGGCGTCGTCTACGAGTCCGACGGCCCGGTCTGGGACGAGGGACGGGTGGTGCGCTCCCGATGA